In a single window of the Thermus amyloliquefaciens genome:
- a CDS encoding 2-isopropylmalate synthase, with the protein MEERHIRIFDTTLRDGEQSPGVALSLDQKLEIAHALARLNVDIIEAGFPVSGPLEFEAVRRIASEVKGPIIAALARTHTLDIDQAAKALEKAEKPRIHVFTSASKIHLEYMLKKTEEEVLEMADQMVRYARRYVDDVEFSAQDVMRADWDFVKRLYEVAIEAGATTINIPDTTGYGTPGEYGALIRRIRDEVVRGRNVIISTHTHDDLGLATANALAGVENGAGQVECTVNGIGERAGNTSLEEVVMALYVRRDWYKAKTQINTKEIYRVSRLVERYTGMPVPPNKAIVGDNAFAHESGIHQDGVLKHRSTYEIMDAELIGRRPAVIVLGKHSGRAAFKKALEDLGYKDLTEEQLKVLFARFKEIAEKKGPLSAEELQALVESEWEPASQFFALEHVQFFSGSGLLPTATVKVKTPDGERVATHTGDGPVDAVYKALEEAIGLRPELELYRVEAITGSTEALGQVTVRLRLGELQAVGVGVSPDIIEASALAFLDAAGKLASGRATRHPPSIEEVQRGV; encoded by the coding sequence ATGGAGGAAAGGCACATAAGGATTTTTGACACCACGCTGAGGGATGGGGAGCAGAGCCCAGGGGTGGCCCTTTCCCTGGACCAGAAGCTGGAGATCGCCCACGCCCTGGCCCGGCTCAACGTGGACATCATCGAGGCGGGCTTCCCCGTATCCGGGCCCTTGGAGTTTGAGGCGGTGCGGCGGATCGCCTCCGAGGTCAAGGGCCCCATCATCGCCGCCCTCGCCCGCACCCACACCCTGGACATCGACCAGGCGGCCAAGGCGCTGGAGAAGGCGGAGAAGCCCAGGATCCACGTCTTCACCTCGGCCTCCAAGATCCACCTGGAGTACATGCTGAAGAAGACCGAGGAGGAGGTCCTGGAGATGGCGGACCAGATGGTCCGCTACGCCAGGCGCTACGTGGACGACGTGGAGTTTTCCGCCCAGGACGTGATGCGGGCGGACTGGGACTTCGTGAAGAGGCTCTACGAGGTGGCCATTGAGGCGGGGGCCACCACCATCAACATCCCCGACACCACGGGCTACGGCACCCCTGGGGAGTACGGGGCCCTGATCCGCCGCATCCGGGACGAGGTGGTGCGGGGCCGGAACGTGATCATCTCCACCCACACCCACGACGACCTGGGCCTGGCCACCGCCAACGCCCTGGCGGGCGTAGAAAACGGGGCGGGTCAGGTGGAGTGCACGGTGAACGGCATCGGCGAGCGGGCGGGGAACACCTCCTTGGAGGAGGTGGTGATGGCTCTTTACGTGCGCCGCGACTGGTACAAGGCCAAGACCCAGATCAACACCAAGGAGATATACCGGGTCTCCCGCCTGGTGGAGCGCTACACCGGCATGCCCGTGCCCCCCAACAAGGCCATCGTGGGGGACAACGCCTTCGCCCACGAGTCGGGGATCCACCAGGATGGGGTCTTAAAGCACCGCTCCACCTACGAGATCATGGACGCCGAGCTCATCGGTAGGCGCCCCGCGGTGATCGTCCTCGGCAAGCACTCGGGGCGGGCGGCCTTCAAGAAGGCCCTCGAGGACCTGGGCTACAAGGACCTCACCGAGGAGCAGCTCAAGGTCCTCTTTGCCCGCTTCAAGGAGATCGCGGAGAAGAAGGGGCCCCTCTCCGCCGAGGAGCTCCAGGCCCTGGTGGAGAGCGAGTGGGAGCCCGCCTCCCAGTTCTTCGCCCTGGAGCACGTGCAGTTCTTCTCCGGCTCCGGCCTCCTGCCCACGGCCACGGTGAAGGTGAAGACCCCGGATGGGGAGCGCGTGGCCACCCACACCGGGGATGGGCCGGTGGACGCCGTGTACAAGGCCTTGGAGGAAGCCATCGGCCTCAGGCCCGAGCTGGAGCTTTACCGGGTGGAGGCCATCACGGGTTCCACCGAGGCCCTGGGCCAGGTGACGGTGCGCCTGCGGCTTGGGGAGCTCCAGGCGGTGGGGGTGGGGGTTTCCCCGGACATTATAGAGGCCAGCGCCCTGGCCTTTTTGGACGCCGCCGGGAAGCTGGCCTCGGGCCGGGCCACCCGGCATCCCCCTTCCATCGAGGAGGTCCAGCGGGGCGTTTGA
- the cimA gene encoding citramalate synthase has product MVEILDTTLRDGTQGEGISLSVDDKVAIAKRLAAFGIHLIEGGWPGSNPKDAEFFQRMKGVDLGEARLAAFGATRRKGLLPEEDPSVLALLEAETPVVVLFGKSWTLHVLEALETTLEENLRMIRDTVAFFAGRGKRVVYDAEHFFDGYKEDPGYALATLEAAREGGADTLVLCDTNGGTLPEEVYAVTKAVVERFPRLRIGIHPHNDAELAVANALAAVRAGATHVQGTINGYGERCGNLNLTSFLPTLVFKYNIPALPPERLKGLKELSHFVDERANQTPNRRAPYVGEAAFAHKAGVHVSAVLKNPRTYEHIPPEWVGNSRRFLVSDVSGRSNLLAKLQELGVDLSKEEAKRLLEEVKALEYEGYAFEGAEASFYLLAHRLKGGSLPFSVEGFSVFVHGSGLDTAWAEATVRVRVGESLQHTAAESPFGPVSALDRAFRKAVLQFYPELADVELSDYKVRILSGQEAGTSSGVRVMVEMKRGEERFSTVGASENILEASLKALTDGYAYALLYPSLREMAPRAG; this is encoded by the coding sequence ATGGTGGAGATTCTGGACACCACCCTGAGGGACGGGACGCAAGGGGAGGGCATCAGCCTTTCCGTGGACGACAAGGTGGCCATCGCCAAGCGCCTGGCCGCCTTCGGCATCCACCTCATTGAGGGGGGCTGGCCGGGGTCTAACCCCAAGGACGCCGAGTTCTTCCAGCGCATGAAGGGGGTGGACCTGGGGGAGGCCCGGCTTGCCGCCTTCGGGGCTACCCGCAGGAAGGGGCTTCTCCCCGAGGAGGACCCCTCGGTCCTGGCCCTCCTGGAGGCCGAGACCCCCGTGGTGGTCCTCTTTGGCAAGAGCTGGACCCTGCACGTGCTGGAGGCCCTGGAGACCACCTTGGAGGAGAACCTCCGCATGATCCGGGACACCGTGGCCTTTTTCGCGGGGCGGGGCAAGCGGGTGGTCTACGACGCCGAGCACTTCTTTGATGGGTACAAGGAGGACCCCGGCTACGCCCTGGCCACCCTCGAGGCCGCCCGGGAAGGGGGGGCGGACACCCTGGTCCTCTGCGACACCAACGGGGGCACCCTGCCCGAGGAGGTCTACGCCGTCACCAAGGCGGTGGTGGAGCGCTTTCCCCGCCTAAGGATCGGCATCCACCCCCACAACGACGCGGAGCTCGCCGTGGCCAACGCCCTGGCGGCGGTCAGGGCCGGGGCCACCCACGTGCAGGGGACCATCAACGGCTACGGGGAGCGGTGCGGCAACCTGAACCTGACCAGCTTCCTTCCCACCCTGGTCTTCAAGTACAACATCCCCGCCCTTCCCCCGGAAAGGCTTAAGGGCCTCAAGGAGCTCTCCCACTTCGTGGACGAGCGGGCCAACCAGACCCCAAACCGCCGCGCCCCCTACGTGGGGGAGGCGGCCTTCGCCCACAAGGCGGGGGTGCACGTCTCCGCCGTCCTCAAGAACCCCCGCACCTACGAGCACATCCCTCCGGAGTGGGTGGGGAACAGCCGCCGCTTTCTGGTTTCCGACGTCTCCGGGCGCTCCAACCTCCTGGCCAAGCTCCAGGAGCTGGGGGTGGACCTTTCCAAGGAGGAGGCCAAGCGCCTTTTGGAGGAGGTGAAGGCCCTGGAGTACGAGGGCTACGCCTTCGAGGGGGCGGAGGCCAGCTTCTACCTCCTGGCCCACCGCCTAAAGGGGGGAAGCCTACCCTTCAGCGTGGAGGGGTTTTCCGTCTTCGTGCACGGAAGCGGCCTGGACACCGCCTGGGCCGAGGCCACGGTGCGGGTCAGGGTGGGGGAGAGCCTGCAGCACACCGCCGCCGAGAGCCCCTTTGGCCCGGTCTCCGCCCTGGATAGGGCCTTCCGCAAGGCGGTCTTGCAGTTTTACCCGGAGCTGGCCGACGTGGAGCTCAGCGATTACAAGGTGCGCATCCTCTCGGGGCAGGAGGCGGGGACCAGCTCCGGGGTGCGGGTGATGGTGGAGATGAAGCGGGGGGAGGAGCGCTTCAGCACCGTGGGGGCCAGCGAGAACATCCTCGAGGCCTCCCTGAAGGCCCTCACCGACGGCTACGCCTACGCCCTCCTCTACCCCAGCCTTAGGGAGATGGCGCCCAGGGCAGGCTGA
- a CDS encoding Uma2 family endonuclease yields MATRYRFRVEEFERAFRDVPRVELLRGEVYQMSPIGPKHFLAVMYLDHRLKEALQGKALVAVQSPLHLAEDSEPEPDLLVLQYPLERYQGRLPRPEDVLLLIEVADTSLEFDREVKLPLYAEAGIPEVWLVNLKEGLLEVYREPREGRYRSIRLLSPSEPATPLAFPEVSLPWAPSP; encoded by the coding sequence ATGGCCACCCGCTACCGCTTCCGCGTGGAGGAGTTTGAGCGGGCCTTCCGGGACGTGCCCCGGGTGGAGCTCTTAAGGGGAGAGGTCTACCAGATGAGCCCCATCGGACCCAAACACTTTCTGGCGGTGATGTACTTGGACCACAGGTTGAAGGAGGCCCTCCAAGGCAAGGCCTTAGTGGCGGTGCAGTCCCCCCTCCATCTTGCGGAGGATTCTGAACCCGAACCCGACCTCTTGGTGCTCCAGTACCCCTTGGAACGCTATCAAGGCCGGCTTCCTAGGCCTGAGGACGTCCTTCTCCTCATAGAGGTGGCGGACACCTCCCTGGAGTTTGACCGGGAGGTCAAGCTTCCCCTTTACGCCGAGGCCGGGATCCCTGAGGTCTGGCTTGTGAACCTCAAGGAGGGGCTCCTCGAGGTCTACCGGGAGCCCCGAGAAGGGCGCTACCGCTCCATCCGCCTCCTCTCCCCCTCCGAGCCCGCAACCCCCTTGGCCTTCCCCGAGGTCAGCCTGCCCTGGGCGCCATCTCCCTAA